A portion of the Anthonomus grandis grandis chromosome 19, icAntGran1.3, whole genome shotgun sequence genome contains these proteins:
- the LOC126747362 gene encoding uncharacterized protein LOC126747362, translated as MNCCIVFRLFFSSLCVTTLGKVIVSPVGDPNDKLIQEFYKTSFQATPWVTVVRLLEKNDQTPWELDDIVQDLSSHVMEKKITIKTRIVKFHRNISSEGPGCSSDASPKLIKTRSENRCFFKEELSFRRNSAYVIICKQPQVLLHQIHLNKVIFRPRKTNMVIFSSKNPNMTCLRHYLRLTWTKFQIPYVIALIHDSIFIYNPFEPTLCGYGQLEQYLLKDIVNDPTLLPDGVTNLKGYPLNISIFDSYPSAFYQLPKMLQDSQIYKRLPRPNGTILGGIDGVTITTLSQLMNFSMNICKHPYCNYYGMLLENKTVIGSLKMVIDRKVDIQANARYITDYHVQGFEFAGPYMSDNVCLIVPRPTVMPMWLKLALLFDFRISLFFLVVIVFVVLINKLIHKEFSTGDSLMEVFCILLGQSRKSTLHYRQQSARLLLGSLMLFSMIVSSINLATLYMYLRQKTYIAPINTLEELYKSGMQIKSDYDPFEGSTLELYQNLSKKLTLLPENRSISFEYTVSGQGAGVQRLLHTKFFTGIQYIDSEDEPLIHVVPECPRFYWLTYIVPSGSPFLKTINHYLVIFSEHGLYKKWYRDFDVALQVEAQYKIKRRPHHARNPTSMKDILYAFWLLGFGLGLASVVFFYEIFYVKLSHK; from the coding sequence ATGAACTGTTGTATTgtgtttcgtttattttttagcaGCTTGTGCGTTACTACTTTGGGGAAGGTCATTGTTAGTCCTGTAGGCGACCCTAATGACAAGTTGATCCAGGAATTTTATAAAACGTCCTTCCAGGCAACGCCCTGGGTAACCGTGGTGCGTTTGTTGGAGAAAAACGACCAAACGCCTTGGGAGTTGGACGACATCGTCCAGGACCTTTCcagccatgtaatggaaaagaagatcaCGATTAAAACAAGGATTGTCAAATTTCATCGAAATATCAGCTCAGAAGGACCAGGATGCAGCTCGGATGCTTCtcctaaattaataaaaacaagatCAGAAAATCGATGTTTTTTCAAGGAAGAATTGTCCTTTAGGAGAAACTCGGCTTACGTCATTATTTGCAAGCAACCTCAGGTATTGCTTCACCAAATCCACTTAAACAAAGTGATTTTCAGACCAAGAAAAACAAACATGGTGATATTCTCTTCAAAGAACCCCAACATGACGTGTCTTCGCCATTATCTGAGATTAACCTGGACCAAATTTCAGATTCCATACGTGATAGCGCTTATCCACGACTCCATATTTATCTACAACCCGTTTGAACCGACTCTATGTGGATATGGTCAACTGGAGCAATATCTCTTGAAAGACATCGTGAATGATCCAACCCTTCTACCGGACGGTGTGACAAACCTCAAGGGATACCCCCTGAACATTTCAATATTCGACAGCTATCCCTCGGCCTTCTACCAGCTGCCAAAGATGCTACAAGACTCTCAGATTTACAAACGACTTCCCAGACCTAACGGtaccatcttgggtggcattGATGGCGTCACCATAACCACCCTCTCGCAACTGATGAATTTTTCAATGAATATTTGCAAGCATCCATATTGCAACTACTACGGAATGCTTCTGGAAAACAAAACAGTAATCGGCAGCCTCAAGATGGTCATCGATAGAAAGGTCGATATTCAGGCTAACGCCAGATACATAACTGACTATCACGTGCAAGGTTTTGAATTTGCCGGACCTTACATGAGCGATAACGTATGCCTAATCGTTCCCAGGCCGACCGTAATGCCTATGTGGTTGAAACTCGCACTACTTTTCGATTTTCGGATCAGTTTGTTCTTCCTGGTAGTGATCGTTTTCGTGGTACTAATCAACAAACTTATCCACAAAGAATTTTCCACGGGAGATTCACTTATGGAAGTCTTCTGCATCTTATTGGGTCAATCAAGGAAAAGCACCTTACACTACCGACAGCAATCAGCTAGACTCCTCTTAGGAAGCCTGATGCTCTTTTCCATGATAGTTTCCAGCATAAATTTGGCCACCTTATACATGTATTTACGACAAAAGACTTATATAGCACCGATCAACACTCTGGAAGAATTATACAAGAGCGGCATGCAGATTAAATCGGACTATGACCCTTTCGAGGGAAGCACCCTGGAACTCTACCAAAACCTTTCCAAGAAACTGACACTTCTTCCAGAAAACAGGTCCATTTCATTCGAGTATACAGTCAGCGGACAAGGAGCGGGGGTGCAACGACTTCTGCATACGAAGTTCTTCACAGGCATCCAGTATATTGATTCCGAGGATGAGCCGTTGATCCACGTCGTACCTGAGTGTCCGCGGTTTTACTGGCTCACGTACATTGTACCATCGGGGTCACCCTTTTTGAAAACCATTAACCATTATCTGGTGATCTTCAGCGAACACGGTTTATACAAGAAGTGGTACCGGGATTTCGATGTGGCCCTACAGGTGGAGGCCCAGTACAAGATAAAGAGGAGGCCTCACCACGCGAGAAATCCCACCAGTATGAAGGACATCCTTTACGCCTTCTGGTTGTTGGGATTCGGATTGGGTCTTGCTTCCGTAGTGTTCTTTTATGAGATTTTTTATGTCAAACTTAGTCATAAGTAG
- the LOC126747514 gene encoding DNA-directed RNA polymerases I, II, and III subunit RPABC5, which translates to MIIPVRCFTCGKVIGNKWEAYLGLLQAEYTEGDALDALGLKRYCCRRMLLGHVDLIEKLLNYAPLEK; encoded by the coding sequence ATGATCATCCCAGTTCGATGTTTCACTTGTGGCAAAGTGATAGGGAACAAATGGGAGGCCTATTTGGGACTGCTACAAGCCGAGTACACTGAGGGAGATGCCCTGGACGCCCTGGGTTTGAAAAGGTACTGCTGCAGAAGGATGCTGCTGGGCCATGTGGACCTTATTGAGAAGTTGCTTAATTATGCCCCTCTAGAGAAATAA
- the LOC126747364 gene encoding uncharacterized protein LOC126747364 encodes MIPKKTKFNRTLFVVGDMGATVIILILWAHLLIQASGKLSFVDNRHCFFLKNYEVYVEHFKLSNTIQITRLYHESADHRSNDLLAEFTEMNLYLEKSVLLISEKIDQNKVKLKQLAAQPIEFVNRSPGNHSDGTAAEGLLQQRLRYIYYKFVRLYIVKDTSTFLQYLRILDVNKFLAAARTLTVIMFSSQDADLEAMQTLLQYLWKKYSILNVLAQFPCSDKKEFIFTYKPFRMTRRGYGAFEAYHYRDGLTNPDFLLTDVEQLNGYTLRLAQFERYPSSTLNIPKVLTENPIYVNRGAMKLYGIDAMMMAELQRQMNFSVEMYEGFLGQSYGKVNDDGQAVGSLKAVIDRIIDIHDSTTIISA; translated from the exons ATGATTCCGAAGAAAACAAAGTTTAATCGCACACTGTTTGTGGTGGGCGATATGGGTGCTACGGTTATCATATTGATACTGTGGGCCCATCTACTAATCCAGGCGTCTGGGAAATTGAGTTTTGTTGACAACCGACATTGTTTCTTCTTAAAGAATTACGAAGTTTATGTGGAGCATTTCAAGTTGTCCAACACCATACAGATCACGAGACTGTACCACGAGTCAGCTGACCATCGCAGCAATGACTTACTCGCCGAGTTTACCGAGATGAATTTATATTTAGAGAAGAGCGTGCTGCTGATTTCCGAGaaaattgatcaaaataaaGTGAAGTTGAAACAACTTGCCGCACAACCCATAGAGTTTGTTAATAGATCTCCAGGAAACCATTCTGACGGAACTGCCGCCGAAGGCTTGCTGCAGCAGCGACTccgatatatttattataaattcgtaCGACTGTACATTGTTAAAGACACCAGCACGTTTTTGCAGTACTTAAGAATCTTAGATGTGAACAAGTTCCTTGCCGCAGCACGTACGTTAACAGTCATAATGTTTTCATCTCAAGACGCAGACCTCGAAGCCATGCAAACCCTTCTACAGTACCTCTGGAAGAAGTACTCTATCCTAAATGTGCTCGCTCAATTCCCATGCTCCGACAAAAAAGAGTTTATTTTCACCTATAAACCTTTCAGGATGACTCGACGTGGTTATGGGGCATTCGAGGCGTATCACTACAGGGACGGCCTGACGAATCCGGACTTCCTGCTGACTGACGTGGAACAGCTTAATGGCTATACCTTAAGGCTGGCGCAGTTTGAGCGTTATCCGTCTTCCACCCTGAATATCCCCAAAGTACTCACTGAAAACCCCATCTACGTCAACCGTGGGGCTATGAAACTTTATGGGATAGACGCGATGATGATGGCCGAGTTGCAACGGCAAATGAATTTTTCGGTTGAGATGTACGAGGGGTTTTTGGGGCAGAGCTATGGAAAGGTGAACGATGACGGACAGGCTGTAGGTAGCCTCAAGGCTGTTATAGACCGAATCATCGATATCCATG ATTCGACAACGATCATCTCTGCCTGA
- the LOC126747363 gene encoding F-box only protein 25 isoform X2, giving the protein MPFYSKDWRSPGEEWVKTDEGWEKKKVLEHYKQIKSKANEEDKENIDTVQASSSHQPYCQVTFKSTKEIAGFNELDEAVKRLDFRSAVRDVRRFNYVCALLDHLIGQQMTGMSGCAQKALLAMLEEVARYATTSQHNPRGFRRLLNKLRALSAAERSACWGAPLGSQLLWHQNTLKINRILNMGSEFQIEEPHPDSYPKLLGLPEECLREIILRLSDHRDLTAGAQSCEQIGAIVNEQRVWRELTKFHFDQRQIELAMSKEGETDWKTVFNLLKKTYGLNEERQYAEMLSLCKYCRCLFWKSLGHPCIADQCPDFKARLLEAGGATPPAPVPPSAFLKLFSL; this is encoded by the exons ATGCCGTTTTACTCAAAAGACTGGAGGAGTCCGGGCGAGGAATGGGTGAAAACGGACGAAGGATGGGAGAAGAAGAAAGTCCTGGAGCACTACAAGCAAATCAA GTCCAAAGCCAACGAGGAGGACAAAGAAAACATTGACACTGTCCAGGCATCGTCCAGCCACCAACCCTACTGCCAAGTCACATTTAAAAGTACAAAGGAG ATCGCCGGATTCAACGAACTAGACGAAGCAGTGAAACGTCTTGATTTCCGAAGCGCGGTCCGAGACGTGAGGCGTTTCAATTACGTCTGCGCCCTCCTGGATCACCTCATTGGTCAGCAGATGACCGGAATGTCCGGTTGTGCGCAGAAAGCCCTACTTGCCATGCTCGAGGAGGTCGCTCGTTATGCGACCACCAGCCAGCACAACCCCAGAGGGTTCAGACGGTTGCTGAATAAGCTGAGGGCGCTCAGCGCCGCCGAGAGGTCCGCTTGTTGGGGAG CTCCCCTGGGGTCCCAGCTGCTGTGGCATCAAAACACCTTGAAAATCAACCGGATACTCAACATGGGGTCAGAGTTCCAGATCGAGGAGCCGCATCCGGATAGTTACCCGAAACTACTGGGTCTACCAGAGGAGTGTCTGCGCGAGATCATCCTGCGTCTGTCCGATCACAGGGACTTGACGGCTGGTGCGCAGAGCTGTGAGCAGATCGGCGCAATCGTAAACGAGCAGCGAGTCTGGAGAGAGCTGACCAAGTTCCATTTCGACCAGAGGCAGATCGAGTTGGCGATGTCCAAGGAGGGCGAGACTGATTGGAAgactgtatttaatttattgaaaaa GACCTATGGACTGAATGAGGAGAGACAGTACGCGGAAATGTTGTCGCTGTGCAAGTACTGCCGCTGTCTGTTCTGGAAATCTTTGGGGCATCCGTGCATTGCCGATCAGTGTCCGGATTTTAAGGCGAGACTATTAGAGGCCGGTGGGGCCACTCCGCCCGCCCCAGTACCGCCCTCTGCGTTTTTGAAACTTTTCTCCTTGTAG
- the LOC126747363 gene encoding F-box only protein 32 isoform X1 encodes MHRRPNSKPAVVYVTAGISAVLCWCWRENQTGNADYTQNFKMPFYSKDWRSPGEEWVKTDEGWEKKKVLEHYKQIKSKANEEDKENIDTVQASSSHQPYCQVTFKSTKEIAGFNELDEAVKRLDFRSAVRDVRRFNYVCALLDHLIGQQMTGMSGCAQKALLAMLEEVARYATTSQHNPRGFRRLLNKLRALSAAERSACWGGKRVYGLLNCQLIRAFLAPLGSQLLWHQNTLKINRILNMGSEFQIEEPHPDSYPKLLGLPEECLREIILRLSDHRDLTAGAQSCEQIGAIVNEQRVWRELTKFHFDQRQIELAMSKEGETDWKTVFNLLKKTYGLNEERQYAEMLSLCKYCRCLFWKSLGHPCIADQCPDFKARLLEAGGATPPAPVPPSAFLKLFSL; translated from the exons ATGCACCGCAGGCCAAACTCAAAACCTGCTGTTGTTTACGTTACAGCAGGAATATCAGCTGTTTTGTGTTGGTGCTGGCGAGAGAATCAAACAGGAAACGCGGATTATACGCAGAATTTTAAAATGCCGTTTTACTCAAAAGACTGGAGGAGTCCGGGCGAGGAATGGGTGAAAACGGACGAAGGATGGGAGAAGAAGAAAGTCCTGGAGCACTACAAGCAAATCAA GTCCAAAGCCAACGAGGAGGACAAAGAAAACATTGACACTGTCCAGGCATCGTCCAGCCACCAACCCTACTGCCAAGTCACATTTAAAAGTACAAAGGAG ATCGCCGGATTCAACGAACTAGACGAAGCAGTGAAACGTCTTGATTTCCGAAGCGCGGTCCGAGACGTGAGGCGTTTCAATTACGTCTGCGCCCTCCTGGATCACCTCATTGGTCAGCAGATGACCGGAATGTCCGGTTGTGCGCAGAAAGCCCTACTTGCCATGCTCGAGGAGGTCGCTCGTTATGCGACCACCAGCCAGCACAACCCCAGAGGGTTCAGACGGTTGCTGAATAAGCTGAGGGCGCTCAGCGCCGCCGAGAGGTCCGCTTGTTGGGGAGGTAAACGTGTCTATGGACTCTTAAACTGTCAATTGATAAGAGCGTTTTTAGCTCCCCTGGGGTCCCAGCTGCTGTGGCATCAAAACACCTTGAAAATCAACCGGATACTCAACATGGGGTCAGAGTTCCAGATCGAGGAGCCGCATCCGGATAGTTACCCGAAACTACTGGGTCTACCAGAGGAGTGTCTGCGCGAGATCATCCTGCGTCTGTCCGATCACAGGGACTTGACGGCTGGTGCGCAGAGCTGTGAGCAGATCGGCGCAATCGTAAACGAGCAGCGAGTCTGGAGAGAGCTGACCAAGTTCCATTTCGACCAGAGGCAGATCGAGTTGGCGATGTCCAAGGAGGGCGAGACTGATTGGAAgactgtatttaatttattgaaaaa GACCTATGGACTGAATGAGGAGAGACAGTACGCGGAAATGTTGTCGCTGTGCAAGTACTGCCGCTGTCTGTTCTGGAAATCTTTGGGGCATCCGTGCATTGCCGATCAGTGTCCGGATTTTAAGGCGAGACTATTAGAGGCCGGTGGGGCCACTCCGCCCGCCCCAGTACCGCCCTCTGCGTTTTTGAAACTTTTCTCCTTGTAG
- the LOC126747513 gene encoding small ubiquitin-related modifier 3-like, with amino-acid sequence MGDDKKGGDEHPEHINLKVLGQDNAVVQFKIKRHTPLRKLMTAYCERAGISTQVVRFRFDGNPINETDTPTTLDMEEGDTIEVYQQQTGGCC; translated from the exons ATGGGCGACGACAAAAAG GGAGGAGACGAACATCCCGAACACATTAATTTGAAAGTGTTAGGACAGGACAATGCCGTAGTACAGTTTAAAATTAAGAGGCACACTCCACTTAGGAAACTGATGACTGCCTACTGTGAAAGAGCG GGTATAAGTACACAAGTAGTAAGGTTTCGCTTTGATGGTAACCCCATAAATGAGACAGATACACCTACCACCTTAGACATGGAGGAAGGAGATACCATTGAGGTGTACCAGCAACAGACGGGTGGTTGttgttaa